A segment of the Bactrocera neohumeralis isolate Rockhampton chromosome 3, APGP_CSIRO_Bneo_wtdbg2-racon-allhic-juicebox.fasta_v2, whole genome shotgun sequence genome:
ttagttctgttttgtCTAGGTtgaacaaagaagcgaagcaaatgggtttgtagtgaacgagggcaagacgaaatatttcctgtcatcaaacaaatagtcgtcgggCTTCTCTCGTCAAAGTTGACAGTATAACTTCGAATTCGTAGCTAATTTAGTCTATTTTGGAACTAGCATTAAATCCAACAATaacgtcagtctcgaaatccaacacagaggcaattgagaagtaaagtcatctCTCGACTAACCAAGaccaaatttcaagaaaaaagttttgcggaggatttatggtcctttgcgtatagGCAATGGCGACGACAAAGAATGATATTATAGATTAAAAAGACTAAACGGATtgatatatatgttttttactGAGATTGAGTGAAGTCGAAACAAACTTTTTAAGACACTAATAATTTCATTCGGTCCGAAGCTTTTAAGACACCTACAACTTCAAACTACTGGGACAACTTGCCGTAGTCGAAGGAATTAAAGCGATATTTTAGAGGTAATTGCCAATATGGTGGTCACAAATTGTATCTCATTTAGTGCTTGAGTAGAATTTCGGGCATACAAAGTCTCATGTTCATGGTCCGTTCTCACGAAGTTCTGCCGAACTGGAGCGAATAAAACGACAATTGAATGTTAAAGTTAGccaagaatttaataaaaatggctGTTCTAAAAATGATTTCGATGACTGGCGGCCGCGACTGACTCGAATAAACTCTAGCCGAGAGGCCAGAGTTTTTACCACTTTTTGCGGTAATTGGGGCGATCAATCGGCTCGCGCTTTTATGCGTACGCAAGCGACTTCACATATCCCCATAAAAAATAGTCCAACAGTGTTAAATCGCACGATAATCGAGTCGCCGACAGGGGCTGACGACGCGACataatgcgctcaccaaaagttccttcaataaatttattgttccGTTGGCTGTATCGcatgtagcgccgtcttgttggaaccaaaagtCATCCACATCAACATTAATTATAGCTTCATAGCATTCCCTATTGACTGCAACATTATGGCCGGCATCATTATAGACTAATGATGCCCTTTGCCCATAGACCACCATCAGGGATTTTGCGGCGGATGGACTCATTCGGGTCTTGTTGAATACTTTACTCCTCTGCAGCAATAGCATCTTCGGCTCTAAGACCTCTTCATAATCAAAAGAAAGTTCCGCTGTAACACTATAATTTTGCACGCCACTGTATGCAATTTAATACGAAACAGAGAGACCATGAGCgcgcatacaaaaataaatatgacaatttttcatcaattttgctttttaaattttttaattaacgcCTGCATGCCACAAATGTCATGTTGATAATTTCAACAGCTCAATGGCTGAGCGACTTAACGATTTCCATGAAACGCTGAGCTCATTTCAATATTGACACTACAACAGAATGGCGGTACAATTTCAGCGGTGTTTTCGTGTATTGCTGCTGATCGCGGTGATTAGCGCCGTGTCAAGTGCTCCGCAACCAAAACAAACGACACAAAAGTCGGTGGTCAGTGGACCGGCGGGTGGTGGGCAAGCGCGCGTGCAAGGTGagtgaagtaaataaataaaaaagttttaaaattaaaaaaaaaaactgtttatgtTCTAAGATCCGAAATGCCTGCAGCCGAAGGAACCGGGTCCGTGCCGCATGAATCTCGATCGCTATTACTATAACTCACAAACGAATGCCTGTGAACTCTTCAAGTTCGGTGGCTGCCGTGGCAATGAcaataaatttggttttttgaaGACTTGCGAAGATGCTTGTGTTACACCGAAAACAACCAC
Coding sequences within it:
- the LOC126754063 gene encoding spleen trypsin inhibitor I-like, whose protein sequence is MAVQFQRCFRVLLLIAVISAVSSAPQPKQTTQKSVVSGPAGGGQARVQDPKCLQPKEPGPCRMNLDRYYYNSQTNACELFKFGGCRGNDNKFGFLKTCEDACVTPKTTTNNAAPGNAKAPASAPAAAPAVAPAATVAKNPQPAVIVTNTKAKKTPAAVQTQNA